The nucleotide sequence GGGTTCGCCGCGCTCGGCTTCCTGACCCTCGTCCCGCTGCTGATCCTGGTCGCCGCCGCCGACCCGGCGAGCGGTGAGGGGTTCGCCAAGTGGCTGGGGCAGGGGCTCGGGGTCTCGGCCGACTCCCAGCAGGAGATCCAGGAGCTGTTCGGCAGACCCGGCCAGGCGTTGCAGCGTACGACGGCGTTCGGGCTCGCCGCGCTCGCGGTCTTCGGGCTGACCTTCGGGTCGGCGGTGCAGACCGGCTACGAGCGGGTGTGGGAGCTGTCGACCGCGCGCTGGCACACGATGTGGCGCCATGTGGTCTGGCTGGCCGTGCTGGTGGTGTTCCTGGTCATCTTCGTCAACACGCCGGTGACCTCGCGGTCCACGCTGGAGCTGGTCTTCGGCACGATCGGCGATGTGATCGGCACGTTCCTGTTCTTCTGGTGGTCGCAGCGGCTGCTGCTGGCGGGGCGGGTCCGCTGGCAGGCGCTGTTCCCCGGCGCGGTCGCCACCGCGGTGGGGCTGCTCGGTCTGCGGGCCTTCTCCGCGATCGTCTTCTCGCCGCTGATCGCGTCGAGCGCCGTCACGTACGGTCCTTTCGGCACCGTCCTGGTGATCCAGTCGTGGCTCGTCGGGGTGGGGTTCGTGGTGTACGGCGGCGCGCTGGTGGGGCGGCTGTACTACCAGCGGCAGATCGAGTACCGGCTGCGGCACGCGCCCGCCGGGGAGGGGCAGGAGGACGGCGGCGGCCCGGCGGAGCCCCGGCTCTGACCTACGGAAGGGCGGCGCCGCCGGCCTCCCGGCCGACGGCACCGCCCTGTTCGTACCGCCCTGTGCGTACCGGTCAGCAGCTGAGGTTGCCGCCGGGGTCGACGCCGAGTATCTGCGCGAAGTTCGTGTAGCTGTCGATACGGCTCTGCACCTGGGCGGGGTTGCCGCCGTTGCACTCGATGCTGCCGTTGATGGACCGGATGGTCTCACCGAATCCGGCGCCGTTGACGATCGCGTCGTGCGGGGTCATCGTGCCGGGACCGCTCTGCGTGTTCCAGTACCAGAGGCCGGTCTTCCAGGCGACGGACGCGTCGTTCTGGACCAGGTCGGGGTTGTTCAGCAGGTCGATGCCCAGCGCGTCGCCCGCCGACTTGTAGTTGAAGTTCCAGCTCAGCTGGATCGGCCCGCGCCCGTAGTACTTGTCCGTGCCCGCCGGGCAGCCGTAGGACTGGGTGGCGTCGCAGTAGTGCGGGTAGTTGGCGGTGTTCTGCTCGACGACGTAGACGAGGCCGCCCGTCTCATGGCTGACGTTGGCGAGGAAGGCCGCGGCCTCCTGCTTGCGTACGGTGTCGCTGCCGGTGCCGGAGAAGCCGGGGTAGGCGCTCAGCGCGGCCGTCAGACCGCTGTA is from Streptomyces sp. NBC_00370 and encodes:
- a CDS encoding YhjD/YihY/BrkB family envelope integrity protein produces the protein MTRKQPSETNRPGRISRLWGEAVAYTELVWRLGRETELMHRAMGFAALGFLTLVPLLILVAAADPASGEGFAKWLGQGLGVSADSQQEIQELFGRPGQALQRTTAFGLAALAVFGLTFGSAVQTGYERVWELSTARWHTMWRHVVWLAVLVVFLVIFVNTPVTSRSTLELVFGTIGDVIGTFLFFWWSQRLLLAGRVRWQALFPGAVATAVGLLGLRAFSAIVFSPLIASSAVTYGPFGTVLVIQSWLVGVGFVVYGGALVGRLYYQRQIEYRLRHAPAGEGQEDGGGPAEPRL
- a CDS encoding chitinase: MRNRVIGLLTATASAATLAVLTFGPATTVQAAQADDFIVSEAQFNQMFPGRNSFYTYSGLTAALSAYPGFSGTGSDTVRKQEAAAFLANVSHETGGLVYVVEQNTANYPHYCDATQSYGCPAGTDKYYGRGPIQLSWNFNYKSAGDALGIDLLNNPDLVQNDASVAWKTGLWYWNTQSGPGTMTPHDAIVNGAGFGETIRSINGSIECNGGNPAQVQSRIDSYTNFAQILGVDPGGNLSC